The sequence caaaaaaaagaaatcagtcAAACGGTGATGTTAAGGAAATATTATGACGTGTGTTTCACATGGTGATGCAACTTAAGTTATAATACCCGTGTTACTGGGCATAGGAAAAGTAAGTAACGGAGGAGAGACTTGGAGAAATTTTGTAAAcggtcagggttttttttttggctagcACTCACCTCCTCTATATTCCTTATCCAGTTCTTGATATTTTCAAACGACTTTTCATTGGTGATGTCGTAGACCAGCATGATGCCCTGTAAAGAACAGTGAAACAAATTTCTCGAGCAAACCTACAATCTATGAGGTTGTTAAGCAGTGAGCATCTTCAAAAGTACAGCCATGTCAGGTTGATTTTAATCGTAAAGCCTGTGCACCTACCATTGCTCCTCTGTAATAGGCTGTTGTGATTGTTCGGAAGCGCTCCTGTCCAGCAGTGTCCCTGAGAGAAGGACAAACGGGATATTTGGTAGCAACCTTATGCACAAATAGTTAAAATGAACCGTTTGGCGTTGTTTGTACAACAGTGGGCAAATGCTGACATATCATAAAGTCTTGCCAGTTAATGTTGGAAACTTACCATATTTGTAACTTGATCTTCTTGCCATCTAGCTCTATCGTCCTAATCTTGAAATCAATGCCTGGAGGGGATAACGGAGGACCACAACATCTTTACTAATCTAACTAAATAGTTTTCAACCACTGGCTGACAGTCGGTATTAAATTGTTCTTCATTAAGTTGTCAAGGAAGTTCGGGAGTCTAATACGTACAAAAGAAATGTGACTTATTTGTAATGGCCATCATTACCCAACTGTGATTATCACGAATATGTTGACTTTGCAATCCCTCGCCAGAGTGTAGACCGGCCATCGAATGGCTAACGTCACTAAGGCAGCCGGCGTCTGCTCCTAACCTACATGTAGCAGTTGGCTAATGACGGTTTAGTTGTCTAATCACGCAGCTAGTCCGCGATACCAAAGTCTTAACACTGTGCTGTTAATAACGCCAGTTAAATTACTACTATCCTGCTGATTAACAATCGCTACACTGCCGACCTGAAAATAAACCATTGCTAGCTTGTAGCCTAGCGCCGCTCGCCTCCCAGTAAATAGTCGGGTCCGCCGGGCTGTGGCAAACCAGTCGTTTCTGTCAATACGGAAACGCTTTGAGGAAAGACGTACCTATAGTTGAAATAAACGTCGAGTTAAAGGCGTCTTCTGAAAACCTGAACAGGACACAGGTCTTCCCGACGCCAGAATCCCCTATTAACAGTAATTTAAACAAATAGTCGTATGTCTTCGCCATACTTGATGTTGCGGAAATCCCGCCCGGCGAAGCGGTGAGCAAAAACTGTCAGTTTCAGAAACGACTCCCCCTGCCGTGCTGGTTGTGTATTACACAACTCTGCGACTCGCAGGCCGGTCGACATGTGGCCTGTATGCATGCGGTTTTATTCCGCCCGCTGTTTGAAATCATTTGACTTAAATAGGAAACCTTATGCCAGAGGCCATCTGACTGCAAAACGTTTGGTCGACACAAACTTGCGTGGACTGGACTTCGATGGGAACAGGGCTGGGTGCACCATGGAAGAGGTCCTTATAGAATCATTGCCCATTATGCGTTTATATTGTTTCTTTATAGATAAAGACCATGTCCATAGCTGCAATATGAAATATTATAGAGGTGAATTAATCTCAAATCCCCCCCTTCACTCTATTGCTGTGACTTAGGGCTGACACCAATTAAAAGCATCCAATATGCCACATACTAGACACTGGCAGGATACACAGTTCACACCACATGGAATCCAATTTTTTCATCATCACCATTACCATCACTTTTATTATTTGCGCTCAGACATATGTCTACAATACAATTTAAAGCACCGAAACTGAATGTCAATCATTGGTATGGCCAAAAACCATCGAAAACATAAATATAAAAAGGGGAATATGGGTTTTCACTACCAAAAACAGAAAACTGTGTTAAAGTGGCTGGAATGTAGGAAATACATTTTCATGACACTTTAAATAACTTTGGGCCGTTTGCTCTTCAGATTTCTCATTCTTCTTGACATTTTACAAACTGTTCAGCTCTTGCAGTGTTTGGTCCAGCACTTGATGCATTCCCAGGTTTTCCTCTTTCGCAGTAGATAGGTTTTCTGTAATAAATAGTGGCAGATATGAATCGTAACAATACCCAAGTTAGAAGACAGATCAATCAATCCATTTGATCAATGATGGTGACTGGTGTTTAGTGAACTTTCCCTAGAGGACCATAATGCATAGCATTGCATTTGACCTTGTTTTTTTAAGCCCTAGTACCCCATACTATATCTTTTATGGATAAATAAGGCCATGAGTTGGCAAAATGTGTAATGACCCAGAGACTAAAAGAAAGACTGGCAGAGCACAGGAAAAGTAGAATGACAGCACATTTACAAACAGTAAATTGAAAGGACAGAAGACTTGAGTAAATAGAAATCTTTATTGAGCTAAGTTTGATAGCAAAGAAGTAGGAAGGAGCAAGTGCACAAGGAGAAAACAAGATGAAAATATTTCAAGAAAAGGCGTGAGACAGGTAAAAGGCAAAAGATACAACAGGTTCAACGCATGGTTTACAAGGTGTTCATATCATTGAGGGCATGATCCAGCTCCTCACTAATAGCCTTGTATTTCAGCTTCTGAGTGTACAGTTCGTCTGCAGGTCAAAGGTCAGGCAGGGCATAGAGGAAGCAGGCGGAGCAGGTTCAAGGAGAAAAGAGTAGCGTGGCACAGAAGCAACAGTGAACCAAGGGAGAGATGAAAACGGAGAGAAAGTTAAAAACAAGTTTGTAAGAGAGTAACAGTTGAGTCAAGAAATACTGCACATAGATAAGAGCAGAAAGTGAGAAGTTAAATCAGATTTGTAAACCCGAAGAAACGCACCTTCTAAGTCATCTATGGTCTTTTCCAATTTAGCTACAGTCCTCTCTGCAAATTCAGCACGGGTCTCCGCCTTTGGAAAGGAAACACTCGCATATTAACTGGACATTCATTTGGAGGCACcatgcacttgtctgaaaacaggaACCTGTGCCCACCTCTTTTAGTTTGTCATTCAGCATCTTGATCTCCTCCTCATATTTGTCTTCTTTTTCAGAGTACTAAAGGAGTCAGATAAATTATTCAATTACTTCATGAAAAGGTGCATTACACATCGAATGTAATATACAGCAGAACTCCTCAAAAAAGAAGATGTAAAAATGAAAGGATGCATCGGACGGCAAACATCATAAGTGAGCttgctaatcttttttttttatgagagGGGGTTCATCCACCTATCCAACTTCATGAAAGGTCCATGTGCACTGCATCAAAACCAGGGTTTTTAAAAAGAAACGACTAACTGTTCCATTATACATCAGCACTGCTCTGAAAAACGTATACAGTGAAATATACAAGCATACACATACAGATATCTTTCCATGGCTAAATTATTTATTGATCATTAATAATTACAGGATGAAATTAAACACTTGCCTTATCAGACTGAGCCTCTAGAGACTTAAGATTGTTGGTAACATTCTTCAGCTCCTCCTCCAGGTCACCGCACTTGCTGTGTTAACATGAAATACATCATTTATTTATTCCGTTATCATTGAGTCGATTGAATTTTCCACAACAAATAAATGACTATTAGAGATCAGAACACAAGATACACAGAAGCCGTTATCTTGTTTGTCGGTGTAGTACTGACAACATGACAGACAAACAAGATGCTCGACAGAATTATGCTTACAGTTCTGAAATTTCtgccctctcctctgctctctccagcTCACCCTCAAGGATTACCAGCTTACGGGCAACctgaaataaaacaaacaaaaaacaaagtcaATGCCGaaggaaaacaaaacagaaaatgccCACCTTATTCACCCTTCCGCAAAGTTGACAGTGAACTAAAAACGCGCTGAATTTCTCCTCTCCACACCTCCTCATATTTGCGGTCAGCCTCCTCAGCAATGTGTTTGGCTTCTTTGAGTTGCATCTCCTGAATCTCCATCTTCTCCTCGTCCTTCATTGCTCTGTTCTCGATCACCTTCATGCCTCTGTGGATGGATAAACAAAGGATTTCACTTCAGCCCAGTACAAATACCTCCGAAATATCTAGTCTGCCATCTCACCCTTCCTGCAGAGCAAAATCTGAAAACGTTTGCTTTAGCCAACACCCCAAGTATCAAAATGTTTAACAATGATGTGTGATAGGAATTTTTATTGATTATCTATGTTACTGACTTCACTGGGTTGCAATCCTTTTTTTTGCAATTCCATCAATTCAAACATGCACGGAAACTGCAAATTACTAATGGCAGAACATTCACAATAGCTACATTTATAGACCGAGTATGAtaagtcttgttttgtttttttacattttggaaGTAAATCAACTGTCTGGATTTATTGACTCGACCTATTCCCAAACCTAAACCTGATTCTTGCTGAATATAACGTGGGGCAAACTAGTATCGATTCTAACCGTTCGCTCTCATCTGCAGCTTTTTCGGCCTCCTCCAGCTTCTGCAGGGCCGTGGCCAGTCTCTCCTGGGCCCggtccagctcctcctccaccAGCTGGATCCTACGATTCAAAGATGCCACTTCGCCCTCAGCCTAGGAACACacacagaggtcagaggtcagtatGGATGCTCTTCACAATTGCAAAAGGCcagtttacttctttttttttttggccaaacaGCAAATTAAcatattttttacatttattcCGTGGTCTAAAATAGTATTTTGGTAGTCTTTTTATTATGGTAAGGCGTAACGTCTAAGACTAAATCTATAATAAGTTTACTTAACACCAATTGGTTATAAGTAGCGCTGGGCAATATGGAAGATTATTATCACAACGACTGTAATAAACTTTACATGTTATCATTTATATCACACAAAATATCTGCCGACATATTaacaaataccatgtttaaggctccaactgaggttcatcacattgaactgttcggCAAAGTATAATATGGCACCCAAACTAGTTTTCAAGTAATACGCCACAAATGATTTCCAACCTCGGTTTGTCACAGATCCTCATTTTCACAAATCCAGATGACAAAACTGTGCATCACAATGGGACAATATCCAAACTCCCTCCCAATGCAATACTACTGAAGGACGgtaaatgataatattgaatcATCCGCCGGCCTCGTGCCATACATGTCATCCATTCATGGGTGAAAACAGGAGTTGTAGGCCAGTGGAACTAAGGGGTACGACGTGTACTTCAACAGACTGTATTGTGACTACGTCTGACAAAAAAACTAACTTGTGACAACAGCTCAGGCGGCCTTGCAAAGTGTGCTGATGTGTCTCAATGGATGACCGATTAAGCCTCAACACCTGACGGGGTTCTCAGCGCTGCGGCTCCGCGCTGAGCAGACGTGTGTCGAGAGGCTGTTTGGGGGGGATCACAGCTCGCCTGTCGGCGGCCTGTTTCCTGTGAGACTGATAGCGCAGATAAACACGTCTGCTGCCCTCTTTCCTGTGAGGGCCGAGGAGGAAGGACGGCAGCTCGTTCTCTCAGCCCTcacgtgtggggtggggtggggtggggtgcggGGAGGAAATACGCCTCTCACACAGAAGTCAATTTGGTGACGAAGGGCCCTTGGCGCTGGTGCCTGACGTGAAAGTGGCACGTTTTCAAACGCGATCGGCACCATTACCAACATTAACGCgtagtttaaaaaaataaaaacctaaaGTCGGAAGTTACGTCGGCGTCGCCACGCCTCGCAATAAACACAGGGCGACGGCGGTTTTAACAGCCGAGACTAACGAGGCCATCTTCACacagcccccagccccccccccgggcgGCTTGGCTGGCATAGTTAACTCCTGAGGGCGCTAGTTAGCTAGCCTGTTAGGTAGCATACCTGTCCGGACATGAGTAGGGAGATTGCCTAACcgtgaacaaaaaaaaaggttttaaaaagaaaataaatctaAAGATGAACCCAATAACACAACAACACGACGTTCAACAGCCAACTTAATTCAATATGAACCACGGCCAATCTCACGGTTTCTCGCAGCTCTTTCTCCACATCCAGCTCCCTCTGAACGGCCAGAGCGCGGTCCTCCGCATCATCCGCCTGTTGCTGCAGCGCCTGGATTTTCTTCTTCACTGACTCCATGTTACGTTATCCGGGCGCGCTCCAACTACTGTCGAAAGGCTCGACAAAACTGCTTTCGAACGCGATAACGTGTCTGTGCCCAATAGCGGCAGCGTTTATCGGGGATGAAGGGGCGCTGGAGTTACAGCCGACACGGTTAATTAGAGGAAAACTTTGTTAGGGAGGAATTCAAGGAAGTGCGAGCCAGCGGTGGGACAGGGAAAAGGGCTGGGACTTTTCAGGAAATTTATGGCCACATCCACCAATCCCAGGAAGAAGCTCGACTCAGATGACATCATAGCTACGCGAGGAGGCTCCCTgccgggttttttttcttcttcttctttcccacAAAAGAGGTGTGTAAGGCTCCGGCTCCACTGTTGTGGACTTATATGGCAAGTGTAAGGTGTTGCTTGCATTTTTATGTACTgattaactctgtgtgtgtgtgtgtgtgtgtgtgtgtgtgtgtgtgtgtgtgtgtgtgtgtgtgtgtgttgagttgtTTGTTGGGCGCAACCGTGACGAACCATGACGAACATAACCAGGACAGGTTTTTAAGGTGGGTTCAGGGTGAAGGTTGGGATAAGAATTAAGATCGGTTTAGAGTACGGGTTTTGGGCTAGCCATGGAGTTCTGTCAGTTCAGCTGAGATGTTGAAGTGAGGGTTAGGGGCTTGTAGGCAATGACGCCCCTCACAAGTATTGAaaaatgtgcgtgtgtatgtgtgtgtgtgtgtgtgagagagggagagagagagagagagagagagagggagagagagagggagagagagggagggagggagggagagagagagggagagagagagggagggagagagagagagagagagagagagagagagagagagagagagagagagagggagagagagagggagggagggagagagagagagagagagagagagagagagagagagagagagagagagagagagagagagtgggagggagagagagagagagagggagagggagggagggagagagagagagggagagagagagagggagggagagagagagagcgatagagggagagagagagagggagggagggagagagagagagagagagagagcgagagagagagaggatgttgaACTATTGTATCTGAATCTTATGTAAGTCATGACCCAGTTTAGTGGGTTCAGATTACATATGGCTGTGTTTttggtctgtgtgtgcgtgtatcggCGTGTTTGaaaggggggggcgagagagagagacagacagacagacagacagacagacagacagacagacagacagacagacagacagacatgtacgTACAAGAGGGAGACAGGCAAACTGTCTTACAGAAATTAAAGGATGAAATATCCAGAGTTTTGTCTCTTGGGTACTGCCTTACAAAATGGTGGATATTACTCTGAGGCAAAGTTTCTTGGCTTGCCACTGGTTGGAATGTAAATGGACTTGGTTGCAGACATGACCCGCAGCCGTTGGGCGGCGACACATTCCTTCAATTCCTTCCTGTTCACCAGTGATCTCTTCTGAATGTATATTTTCTTCATGAATATGTATGTGGCTGAAATGTATGTGACCCGATATTTTTTTTTCAAGTGGCTATTTAACCACACACAGATCTAGCCAGTTCTGAGGCGATACTGGATGAGAAGATGAGCGATGTCAGACAACACCGCAAAACAATTGGGACTTGTCTCCTGTTGATTGATGTATGGGAGGGGCACAGAGGTCATCTGTGACAAAAGTCGTTTGTAAACTAACCTTTGACCTTTGACACCTTATCGCAAAGGCTTTCACTGGGTCATTCTTCAGCCCGTGGCCTATCTTCATTTGACACAAACATATTTCCACTCTGTGTCACGCTACATTGGACATAAGTTGACGTACCATGCAGCTCTTGAAACATTTCAGTTTTTAAACAAGTCTTTTTTGCTATCTGCTATTATCATGACCATTATTATTGATATTCTGTCACAGAATTGTTGGTAAATAGGAcaacttcttctccttctccttctccttctcctcctcctcctcctcctcctccttcttcttcttcttcttcttcttaatttGACTAAATTTCATTTCCACTCTCTTGCCTGACTGAGGTCCACTTGTAAACCAATACATGGCAACATATCTGTTGCAGAAGGCAAAAAAGAACAAAGTCTTAACAGACCTGTCTGTATCTGTTAAGACTTTGTTTCTGTGCCGTAGGAATATAGATCTGTTTGTGTGAAATGGTTATTACAGCCTGTAATATTCGACAAACTGGTCCTCTTTATAGGAGCACGGTCATTCACCAGCGTAGGTTATTCGGTATGGCCGAACAGAGGGGAGTGTAATATCCCCACCGGAAAGGCCCGGAGCATTGATTTCATTAGACACTGGAGTGCGGGCTTCTCTGTTTGCTTAAGCTGCATTCCTCGGATGCCTGGGCAGCTACAGGCTAGCCGAGCGCCGTCTCcggctgctgcttcacatgtagcTCTGCTGTAGACCTCCGCGAGCCGACAGCCACTTAACCGTACTGAACTCAACAAATGACCGGATTCACAGATAACACGGTTCGCCACAGCTACAGGACCTTATCGGTGACGTATTTTAACACGGTCCGTAGGGGGAGATTAAAAAGAAGACCTTCTGGTGGGTCAGTAGGTGTTGAAAGCAACTTGAAAGTGTAAGTTATATCAGCTTTCATGGGGACGGCTCTCCCGTTTGACACGCGGAGAGCAGCAGTTGGGCGGTGGTACGGCCCGGCCTCTCGAACACACTTCATTCTTGGTAGTAGCCTTGATCCTGTAGGAGTATTTTTTATTTGTGatcttgtgttttttgtttttgtaagattggatgttttgttttgtaagTCGGCATTTTGTCATCGCACACCACTTACAAATGAAATGCCCTTCCTAAAGTGTACTTTTTTTATTAGCGTATTTAGCTTTTTGCTGCTTTTTTTTGTCCCTGTAAGTAACCTAACCTGGCctaaactaaaccaaactaaACAGAAGGGAGTTTGGTTTTAGTTGAGTAAGTCCATAAATTGTCCATAGTGGGGATGTTTTCAGCGAACACCATACTGAAAATGAGAAGATATGACTTGTGACTGTCAAATGACTCTTTCCTTCCCTTAACTAATGGATTGATGGAGTAAAGTTGCTGTTTGCACAGCTGGACTGTGTCATTAAAGCTAAATCGGATCACCTCTTACAAGTTTAGTTTGGTCGACTGACCCCTGCAGACTTGAGCAGGACTCTTTGATACGCATAAACACCTTGTGAGTTAGAGTGGTCAATTTGACagcttaagtgtgtgtgtgtgtgtgtgtgtgtgtgagtgtgtgtgtgtgtgtgtgtgcacgtgcgcacgggtgtgtgtgtgtgttggactcaCATCTGTGGCCTTTTTCTCCGACAGCTCCAGTTTCTCCTGAGCATCCTTCAGGGCCTCGGAGTACTTGTCCAGCTcatcctctgttcccttcagcttcTTCTGCAGAGCGAGCAGCTCGTCCTCCAACTAACGGGAGACAGACCAACACACAACTTAGGGATGTGAACAAGTTCATTTCCTCACAGCTGATTAATCGGCGGGTGGTCAGCGCGGTTCATCGAATAATCGGCATGCGTGtacacaatgggggggggggtgttgtcacGTTTTTCCATCAACAAGCAAGCTGAGTGGAGATACACATGATACTCTGATACGTGTTAGAAGTTGACTTTGGTCCCCACAAACGACAACTTGATTATTCGATTTCTACGACCCATCCATTGTGCAACAGGGAGTCGGGAAGGATTCAACAGCAGAGAGGCGCCGTGTGACGTCATGTAGCAACAtttaaccgggggggggggactctgtgTTTTCTGGAGTCGACTCCTCGACACCATTTAATCTAACCAGGGCAGTGTCAGAACCATAGATATAAGGATGTAGTGATGGATAAACCCACTAATTGTAGTCTGTCCAACTTTAGAGTTGCTACAAATCAAGCGAGTGAAGCGGTATGTAAGAAACGGAGTCATCAGTCAAAGAATCGACTCCAAAGCATTTTGACTCTCGGATTCGTTGTTCTAGAGTCGACCCCGGTGCCGTGGCTTGTTGGATTTGAAGTATCGATCTgagtcaacccccccccacaacatTTAGTAACATATGGCAGACGGCTCATTTTCTCAGACCCCATTCTGTTTTTCCATTTGAAAAAACAGTCACCTCAAATAATGTCTGTGGTTGGCACAGGGAAAATCCACCAACCATTTCATTAGGTGAGTTAAATGCTAtcttttagtggcatgtatatgAATTTATAAGCCGTAATTTTCTCGCAAGGACCCTATTGCTGACGGGATGCTGACCGCTGGGAGTCTGACCGTAATTTGCCGCCAATGTAATGACCCAACAAGCCAGAGATTTTACTGGCAGCGTTGCCCTTGTGAGCGAATTATGGCTTCAAAATTTGTAAGGATTCAACCATAAGACGTGAATCATCCACAATCCTGTGGCTGATTTTGTCCTGCAATGTGTCAAGACATCCTGGGCCACTCCACAGCTGTGTAGTTGGGGGTAGAGGCTATATGAAAAACATTTGTTATGCACTATAAGATGCAATTAGTCATTAGCTCTGACAAAAACATGGGAAATTTCAGTGTTTGACTAAACAGTCGAGTTGCTGCGATCTTTTCAGATGTCGTAACAATTCCTGGAGGAGATAAGCTCTTCTGTTGTTTGTCAACTGAGGGGGACTTGAAAGGCTTATTAGTCAAAGCCTTCAGATCTTCGCCACTTAGCAGGGTCGCTTATGAGTGCTCTAATGAAAGGGCATGATTAATACCGACCCAGATTTCCCCCCCGTTGTCGTTGGATTCTATTCCTAGTGTATAGATATGGAGACTAAATCACTGTTGTATATTTTCAGTGCCTTCTGTAAGCCTCGCCGAGCTCTTGTGTCCATCCCATTGGGGCCAAGAATAGCAAAGTGAGCATCACTTAGCACAGCTTGACTCACTGCCATCCAAACAAACCAAAGAGCTCCACATCATCTTCTAGGATTTCACGACGACTGTCTCTTGATGTCAAAGGCCTGCTGCGGGTGCGTATGTGCGGCGTGAGTGACAACTGTCTTGTGCTGTCCAAGAGCGTGATTAGAGGCATCAGCCATGCGAGAGGGGATTCCTTCCATTTGCATTAGCGTAGATCCTGGCTTTGGTTTGGTTTACCAGCTCTCCGCTCTCTGGCATTCCAGTCGTACCACCACGATGACACCAGCTCCCTGTGTGCCATTATTACCTTTATTTAGACGACGCCTCATGCATCCTATTACATCTCCAGACTCTGCTTTGTTTGTCTCAAGTGGCTGAGGGAAAACAACACCGTCAGGTCTGTCCTTAAAATAACAGTCTGCCATGAATTCACCAGCCTTTAACTCTACCATGCCATATATGGACAAGGCAACGTTTGCACCAGGTTGTGAGGCTTGCAAGCAAAACGCTGCAGGATCTTATTCGGATAGGGCTGCTGG is a genomic window of Lampris incognitus isolate fLamInc1 chromosome 14, fLamInc1.hap2, whole genome shotgun sequence containing:
- the LOC130123431 gene encoding ras-related protein Rab-8A-like; translated protein: MAKTYDYLFKLLLIGDSGVGKTCVLFRFSEDAFNSTFISTIGIDFKIRTIELDGKKIKLQIWDTAGQERFRTITTAYYRGAMGIMLVYDITNEKSFENIKNWIRNIEEHASSDVEKMVLGNKCDINDKRQVSKDRGEKLALEYGIKFMETSAKANINVENAFLTLARDIKSKMDTKLEGNTPQGSSHGVKISEPQKKTSFFRCTLL
- the LOC130124224 gene encoding tropomyosin alpha-1 chain-like isoform X1 → MEAIKKKMQMLKLDKENAIDRAEQAESDKKAAEDKCKQLEDELLALQKKLKGTEDELDKYSEALKDAQEKLELSEKKATDAEGEVASLNRRIQLVEEELDRAQERLATALQKLEEAEKAADESERGMKVIENRAMKDEEKMEIQEMQLKEAKHIAEEADRKYEEVARKLVILEGELERAEERAEISELKCGDLEEELKNVTNNLKSLEAQSDKYSEKEDKYEEEIKMLNDKLKEAETRAEFAERTVAKLEKTIDDLEENLSTAKEENLGMHQVLDQTLQELNSL
- the LOC130124224 gene encoding tropomyosin alpha-4 chain-like isoform X2 yields the protein MESVKKKIQALQQQADDAEDRALAVQRELDVEKELRETAEGEVASLNRRIQLVEEELDRAQERLATALQKLEEAEKAADESERGMKVIENRAMKDEEKMEIQEMQLKEAKHIAEEADRKYEEVARKLVILEGELERAEERAEISELKCGDLEEELKNVTNNLKSLEAQSDKYSEKEDKYEEEIKMLNDKLKEAETRAEFAERTVAKLEKTIDDLEENLSTAKEENLGMHQVLDQTLQELNSL